Proteins co-encoded in one Candidatus Poribacteria bacterium genomic window:
- a CDS encoding SpoIIE family protein phosphatase, with product MLMRNEGRTLKSQIVIMFLFIGLSPLFSASILAFYSSEKTLNEAIGKVERDFAIKAMDKIDREMENIRLLVENWTSFENRKVLANTAMEGQKKSYDELFEQWNLDGSTSTPGAHFLKNLQRTNQTQFKEIFLTDLRGYVIAATDKTSDFDQGPADDPPFGEKWWAAAKEKGEHIGEIAFDDSAGVYSVDINMSIKADDDETVGILKVVYSVENIRNLIGGGGYGTTRHYELLNRYGYIVAATMTDQAEMLEKTSRVVLPDNKEIWKNRAAKNGFAIGETEDGKVLMGWSRGEAWTVLTYSPLDVAHAPLRQQARWLIGVSAVATVIILLVALAVGNRVVSEMLGKELMAQEIQTAQSMQMGLLPEPLDISELDLAGRCLAANRVGGDYYNHLWMDDDQRKLAIVIADVAGHDMSAAIPAVMFSGMLDFAVKEGTPGAMLTALNQSLCQQPKRTPFITCCIAIIDLDEKQMQWSKAGHPEIYHYCTHKDAVEELTAESYPLGVSQKSDYSDETVHLHEGDLLILYTDGLPEAANPSGRIYGYNRLERSIHRVAQGGLSSMEGINQMIDDVRGFIDNTEPEDDITVVVAKVTKSQ from the coding sequence ATGCTGATGCGTAATGAAGGCAGAACCTTAAAAAGCCAGATCGTTATTATGTTCCTTTTCATCGGTTTATCTCCGCTGTTTTCCGCCTCAATCCTCGCTTTCTATTCAAGTGAAAAAACATTGAACGAAGCCATTGGCAAGGTAGAGCGAGATTTCGCGATTAAGGCAATGGATAAAATTGATCGCGAGATGGAGAACATCCGTCTTCTGGTCGAGAACTGGACTAGTTTTGAGAATCGAAAGGTTCTGGCGAACACAGCTATGGAAGGTCAGAAAAAGAGTTACGATGAGTTATTTGAGCAATGGAACCTCGATGGATCGACTTCAACCCCTGGGGCACACTTTCTCAAGAATCTCCAGCGGACAAACCAAACTCAATTCAAGGAAATCTTTCTGACAGACTTGCGTGGATATGTTATCGCTGCTACAGACAAAACAAGTGATTTCGATCAAGGCCCAGCAGACGATCCGCCGTTCGGTGAAAAGTGGTGGGCAGCAGCAAAAGAGAAAGGCGAACATATCGGGGAAATAGCCTTTGATGACAGTGCTGGCGTTTACTCTGTTGATATCAACATGAGCATCAAGGCAGATGACGATGAAACTGTGGGCATCTTAAAGGTGGTCTACAGTGTAGAGAATATCCGGAATCTCATCGGAGGTGGCGGATATGGGACTACGCGGCACTATGAACTACTGAATCGATACGGCTACATCGTTGCAGCGACTATGACAGATCAAGCCGAGATGCTAGAAAAAACATCTCGCGTCGTGCTCCCTGACAACAAGGAGATTTGGAAGAACCGGGCGGCCAAGAATGGGTTTGCTATCGGAGAAACAGAGGACGGGAAAGTGCTTATGGGGTGGTCCCGCGGCGAGGCGTGGACCGTATTGACATACAGCCCCCTCGACGTGGCCCATGCGCCCTTGCGGCAGCAGGCACGGTGGCTTATAGGGGTCTCTGCAGTTGCTACTGTTATCATACTTCTCGTTGCGCTAGCTGTGGGGAATCGTGTGGTCTCTGAAATGCTCGGTAAGGAACTCATGGCACAAGAAATTCAAACCGCTCAGAGTATGCAGATGGGGTTGTTACCCGAACCACTTGATATTAGTGAACTCGATTTGGCAGGGCGTTGTCTCGCAGCGAACCGTGTCGGTGGGGATTATTACAATCATCTGTGGATGGACGACGATCAGAGAAAACTTGCGATCGTCATCGCCGATGTGGCGGGACACGACATGTCTGCAGCAATCCCTGCCGTAATGTTCTCCGGGATGCTTGATTTCGCTGTCAAAGAGGGGACACCCGGTGCGATGCTCACCGCGCTCAATCAGTCGCTCTGTCAACAACCTAAGCGCACACCTTTTATTACCTGTTGTATTGCTATCATTGATCTGGATGAAAAGCAGATGCAATGGTCAAAAGCAGGACATCCCGAAATTTATCACTACTGTACACACAAAGATGCTGTCGAAGAGTTAACTGCCGAAAGCTATCCACTCGGTGTGTCCCAGAAATCCGATTATTCAGATGAAACGGTCCATCTACACGAAGGAGATCTACTCATTCTTTACACTGATGGACTCCCTGAAGCAGCCAACCCCAGTGGGAGGATATACGGCTACAACCGACTCGAAAGGAGTATCCACCGCGTTGCACAAGGTGGCCTCTCATCGATGGAAGGCATCAATCAAATGATAGATGATGTTCGCGGGTTCATTGACAATACCGAGCCGGAAGATGACATAACGGTTGTTGTAGCGAAGGTAACAAAATCCCAATAA
- a CDS encoding adenine specific DNA methylase Mod, with amino-acid sequence MTTQPAPCAANDVIAAAKDDETDERVQLISFRELVPEIKDTGYLTHSIFYYPAKFIPHVVRYALEAVTKEGDWVIDPFAGSGTVGVEAYLCRRNAFLLDLNPLLNYMIPLKVPTERGQLREDCLSRMLDGLAKSDSGFTPAWSNVAYWYPPEMLEVLSRYWGFIKNSERSTYTAIIESALLKASKHFSYAEHRTPKLFRSKSKRKYVEELLQTDWEEKLKRMIRSHSLETIRSMNDFATFTSHHNNCVEFTGGVDSSYFSFQREFNALITSPPYLQAQEYMRTVKMELFWLGYDDEEIRSLSRLEIPYRKADRLIQTPTLEKIRSELTRADLTKLLDSYFCHTINALENAMNQLKANGTACIFIGNPLIDGIKVEIWRILMEYFTDTGYFFENLYEDRIKNRQLFGTRKNKNPDGMKSEFLLILRKG; translated from the coding sequence ATGACTACACAACCGGCTCCCTGTGCTGCGAACGATGTGATAGCTGCTGCTAAAGATGATGAAACCGATGAGCGAGTTCAATTGATTTCATTTCGGGAGCTAGTCCCTGAAATCAAAGATACAGGCTATCTGACACACTCGATTTTTTATTATCCCGCTAAATTTATACCCCATGTTGTAAGATACGCACTGGAGGCCGTGACAAAGGAAGGTGATTGGGTTATTGATCCGTTTGCGGGTTCAGGGACTGTCGGTGTTGAGGCTTACCTATGCAGACGGAATGCGTTTCTGCTAGACCTAAATCCGCTTTTGAATTATATGATCCCACTCAAGGTGCCCACTGAAAGAGGGCAATTGCGTGAAGATTGTCTAAGTCGGATGCTAGATGGTTTAGCAAAAAGTGACAGTGGGTTCACTCCAGCGTGGTCAAATGTAGCTTACTGGTATCCGCCTGAAATGTTAGAGGTTCTTAGTAGGTATTGGGGATTTATCAAAAACAGTGAACGCAGTACATACACCGCAATCATAGAATCGGCTCTGTTGAAGGCAAGCAAGCACTTCTCCTATGCGGAACATAGAACCCCCAAACTGTTCAGGTCTAAAAGTAAGCGAAAATATGTCGAAGAACTGCTGCAGACGGACTGGGAAGAAAAATTAAAAAGGATGATTAGAAGTCATTCATTAGAAACTATACGAAGTATGAATGATTTTGCAACCTTTACTAGCCATCACAATAACTGTGTCGAGTTCACGGGCGGGGTGGATTCCTCCTATTTTTCGTTTCAGCGGGAATTTAACGCCCTAATCACATCTCCGCCTTATCTACAAGCCCAAGAATATATGCGAACCGTCAAAATGGAACTGTTTTGGCTCGGCTATGACGATGAAGAAATAAGGAGTTTGTCCAGACTTGAAATACCGTATCGTAAAGCGGACAGGCTGATTCAAACCCCAACACTGGAGAAAATAAGGTCTGAACTCACACGGGCTGACCTCACAAAGTTATTAGATTCATATTTTTGCCATACTATCAATGCCCTTGAGAATGCAATGAATCAGTTAAAAGCCAACGGAACCGCCTGCATTTTCATCGGAAATCCGTTGATTGATGGAATAAAGGTTGAAATATGGCGAATACTGATGGAGTATTTTACGGACACTGGGTATTTCTTTGAGAATCTGTATGAAGATCGGATAAAGAATCGACAGCTATTTGGAACTAGAAAAAATAAAAATCCTGATGGAATGAAGTCCGAATTTTTGCTGATTTTGAGAAAAGGATG